In one Mucilaginibacter sp. PAMB04168 genomic region, the following are encoded:
- the hisG gene encoding ATP phosphoribosyltransferase, translating to MKTLKIAIQKSGRLNEKSVELLKNCGLNFENYKSSLISPVSNFPLEILFLRDDDIPEYVQDGIADLGIVGENVIQETEVKVRYLQKLGFGKCSLKIAVPNNTSIQDVADLNGRSIATTYPVILKKHLDSLNISADIRTISGSVEISPGLGLSDAICDLVSTGGTLKSNGLKPFADVMSSEAVLIGRQGSESEDLIQELIQRIQSVLRAKETKYVVLNVERTNLDTVLSLLPGVKSPSVVPLAESEWVAVHTVIPERDFWDRISQLKQAGAQGIVVMPIEKIIL from the coding sequence GTGAAAACACTTAAAATAGCTATCCAAAAATCTGGACGGCTCAATGAAAAATCAGTAGAGCTGCTTAAAAACTGCGGCTTAAATTTTGAAAATTACAAAAGCTCACTGATATCCCCTGTTTCGAATTTCCCGCTCGAAATTCTCTTTCTGCGTGACGACGACATTCCTGAATACGTGCAGGATGGCATTGCCGACTTAGGGATAGTAGGCGAAAACGTAATACAAGAGACAGAAGTTAAAGTTCGCTATTTGCAAAAACTTGGATTTGGCAAGTGCTCACTAAAGATTGCTGTTCCCAATAACACCAGCATTCAGGATGTTGCCGACTTAAACGGACGTTCTATAGCTACCACCTACCCTGTTATCCTTAAAAAACATTTAGACAGCCTAAACATCAGTGCCGATATCCGCACCATATCTGGTTCGGTTGAAATATCGCCGGGTTTGGGCTTAAGTGATGCCATTTGTGACTTAGTATCAACCGGTGGCACTTTAAAAAGCAACGGATTAAAGCCTTTTGCCGATGTAATGTCGAGCGAGGCGGTGCTTATTGGTCGCCAAGGCTCTGAAAGTGAAGATCTTATACAGGAACTTATTCAGCGTATCCAATCGGTGTTGAGGGCTAAAGAAACCAAGTATGTGGTTTTAAATGTAGAGCGCACCAACCTTGATACAGTGTTATCGCTGTTACCTGGCGTTAAAAGTCCGTCGGTAGTACCACTGGCCGAGTCTGAGTGGGTTGCCGTACATACAGTGATACCCGAGCGCGATTTTTGGGATCGCATTAGCCAGCTAAAACAAGCCGGCGCACAAGGCATTGTGGTAATGCCTATCGAAAAAATAATATTGTAA
- a CDS encoding glutamate synthase subunit beta, protein MGKPTGFQEYNRELPGKLAPEERVKNYNEFVGLYSDDKLNEQSARCMNCGIPFCHSGCPLGNVIPEFNDAVYRKSWDEAYEILSTTNNFPEFTGRICPAPCESACVLGINKPPVVIEEIEKHIIEIAYQRNLVKPSAPFIKTGKKVAVVGGGPAGLAAAAQLSKAGHSVTVYERDDRPGGLLRYGIPDFKLEKWVIDRRLKVMEDEGIVFKCNTEVGKDISMDELTRNNDAVILAGGSTIPRNLPIPGRDLKGVYFAMEFLKQQNKRVSGTEFAGEEILATGKDVIVIGGGDTGSDCVGTSNRHGANSVHQFEVSLKPPRERTPHMPWPNYPMVLKTTSSHEEGCQRYWGVNTKEFLGDENGNLRALKVADITWETDVTGRPIKFVEIEGSEREMPCQLVFLAMGFLHPQHNGMIEQAGVELDERKNVKAKEGVYRTNVSKVFACGDMRRGQSLVVWAISEGRETARKVDEFLMGHTMLESKDAVSAFAY, encoded by the coding sequence ATGGGAAAACCTACCGGATTTCAAGAATATAACAGAGAGCTTCCTGGCAAATTAGCGCCCGAGGAGCGTGTGAAGAACTATAACGAGTTTGTTGGTTTATATAGCGATGATAAACTCAATGAGCAATCGGCACGGTGTATGAACTGTGGCATTCCTTTTTGCCATTCGGGCTGTCCGCTTGGTAACGTAATACCCGAGTTTAACGATGCCGTTTACCGTAAAAGTTGGGATGAGGCATACGAAATATTATCTACAACGAATAACTTCCCGGAATTTACCGGCCGTATTTGCCCGGCGCCATGTGAGTCCGCCTGCGTGTTAGGTATTAATAAACCGCCGGTTGTTATTGAAGAAATTGAGAAGCATATTATTGAGATTGCTTACCAGCGTAACCTTGTTAAGCCAAGCGCACCCTTTATCAAAACCGGTAAAAAGGTTGCTGTTGTTGGTGGTGGCCCTGCCGGATTAGCCGCTGCTGCGCAGTTGAGTAAAGCCGGCCACTCGGTAACCGTTTACGAGCGCGATGACCGCCCGGGTGGTTTATTACGCTATGGCATTCCAGACTTTAAGTTGGAAAAATGGGTAATTGACCGCCGCTTAAAAGTAATGGAAGATGAAGGTATTGTATTTAAATGCAATACTGAGGTAGGCAAAGACATATCAATGGATGAACTTACCCGCAACAACGATGCAGTAATACTGGCCGGAGGTTCAACGATACCTCGTAACCTGCCTATTCCCGGGCGCGATTTAAAGGGCGTTTACTTTGCAATGGAGTTTTTAAAACAGCAGAATAAACGCGTTAGTGGAACGGAGTTTGCAGGCGAAGAAATTCTGGCAACTGGTAAAGATGTAATTGTAATTGGCGGTGGCGATACCGGATCTGACTGCGTGGGTACATCTAACCGCCATGGTGCCAATTCGGTTCACCAGTTTGAGGTGAGCTTAAAACCACCGCGCGAGCGTACACCGCATATGCCTTGGCCAAACTATCCCATGGTGCTTAAAACAACCAGTTCGCATGAGGAAGGTTGTCAGCGATACTGGGGCGTGAACACCAAAGAGTTTTTGGGTGACGAGAACGGTAATCTGCGTGCATTAAAAGTGGCAGATATAACTTGGGAAACCGATGTAACCGGCCGACCTATCAAATTTGTGGAGATAGAAGGATCCGAACGCGAGATGCCTTGCCAACTGGTGTTTTTAGCTATGGGCTTTTTGCACCCGCAGCATAATGGCATGATTGAGCAGGCTGGTGTTGAACTGGATGAGCGCAAGAATGTAAAAGCTAAAGAAGGTGTTTACCGTACTAACGTAAGCAAGGTGTTTGCTTGCGGTGATATGCGCCGCGGACAATCGCTGGTGGTTTGGGCGATATCTGAAGGCCGCGAAACAGCCCGCAAAGTAGACGAGTTTTTAATGGGACATACTATGCTGGAAAGCAAGGACGCTGTTAGCGCCTTTGCTTACTAG
- a CDS encoding HAD family hydrolase: MEQKNKAVFLDRDGVLNKELGDYVCRLENFKVLEHNFAPLKELQDSGYLLIVATNQGGLAKGWYTEEQLAEMHQHLKDTYAQHGVTFTDIYFCPHHPLFTGDCDCRKPKPGMLLKGIAQHNIDPTLSYFIGDRERDVEAGEAAGVTGILINSDQPISDVLDLIK; encoded by the coding sequence ATGGAGCAAAAAAATAAAGCCGTTTTTTTAGATCGCGACGGCGTCTTAAATAAAGAATTAGGTGACTACGTTTGCCGCCTTGAAAATTTCAAGGTACTTGAACATAACTTTGCACCTTTAAAGGAATTGCAAGACAGCGGATACCTGTTAATTGTAGCTACCAACCAGGGCGGTTTAGCCAAAGGCTGGTATACCGAAGAACAGCTGGCCGAAATGCACCAGCACCTTAAGGATACTTATGCCCAACATGGCGTTACCTTTACCGATATATACTTTTGCCCACACCACCCACTGTTTACCGGCGATTGCGATTGCCGTAAACCCAAACCTGGCATGTTGTTGAAAGGTATAGCCCAACACAACATTGATCCAACACTATCTTATTTTATAGGCGACCGCGAGCGCGACGTTGAAGCCGGCGAGGCTGCGGGTGTTACCGGCATCCTCATCAACAGCGATCAACCAATAAGTGACGTGCTCGACTTAATTAAGTGA
- the gltB gene encoding glutamate synthase large subunit, whose protein sequence is MDQTECEQQGLYRSEFEHDSCGTGFIANINGIKSNQIIHDALTMLENMEHRGACGCDPESGDGAGILIQLPHEFLMEECSDIEVSLPQPGEYGVGMLFFPKDSALKKACRNVIYSAVEKLGLTILGFRKLPVNSSVIGETARTAEPDVEQVFVLRPSAINNTEDFERKLYVLRRFINKTVNETIAGAGEHFYFTSFSCKTIIYKGQVTTYQLRQYFTDLADPRLVSGFAMIHSRFSTNTFPSWKLAQPFRLIAHNGEINTLTGNLNWFFSSVKSLASAYFSREEMEMLLPVIDNNQSDSACLDNIIEILQHSGRSLPHVMMMLIPEAWDGNEQMDPLKKAFYEYHATIMQPWDGPAAICFTDGKLVGALLDRNGLRPLRYTVTNDGRVIAASETGVLAIDEATVVSKGRLQPGKMLLIDTVQHKIITDEEIKSEMAARQPYDRWLENYKIRLEDLPDPRVTFTSLSPDSVFKYQQVFGYTREDIDGIIKPMALDAMEPIGSMGTDVPLAILSDKPQHLASYFKQFFAQVTNPPIDPIRERLVMSLATFIGNNGNLLDEDKMHCHCVALKHPILRNHQLEKLRSIDTGLFHAKTLQTYFKADGQPGSLQKGIERLCRYAEDAVDDGFEVLILSDRALDSEHAAIPSLLAVSAVHHHLVKIGRRGAVGLVVEAGDVWEVHHFACLLAFGATAINPYLALSTIETMKNNGSIASELDIKSLSKNYVKAVNYGLLKIFSKMGISTLQSYHGSQQFEILGLNKEVVDRYFTGAVTRIGGLGLDEIARESLSKHKFGFTTSKGEVKLLPEGGIYQWKRRGEAHLFNPQTVHLLQHATSTNNFEVYKTYARLVNEQTEKHFTIRGLLDFTHHRESISVDEVEPIESIMKRFATGAMSFGSISHEAHSTLAIAMNRIGGKSNTGEGGEDEMRYEKLPNGDSMRSAIKQIASARFGVTSNYLTNADELQIKMAQGAKPGEGGQLPGHKVDAWIAKTRHSTPGVGLISPPPHHDIYSIEDLAQLIFDLKNANRAARINVKLVSKAGVGTIAAGVAKAHADVVLIAGYDGGTGASPISSIKHAGLPWELGLAEAHQTLVRSKLRSRVVLQADGQMKTGRDLVIAALLGAEEWGVATAALVASGCIMMRKCHLNTCPVGVATQDPDLRRLFSGKPEHVVNLFRFLAEDMREIMAELGFRTINEMVGRVQFLRVKDNIQSWKAKKVDLSGILHPVTNAKGNTLHNSQQQDHGMDNIIDWKLLEAAQPALADRTPVFASFDLKNIDRTVGTLLSNEISKKYGSAGLPENTINFKFKGSAGQSFGAFAAKGIAFELEGEANDYVGKGLSGAQLAIYPKGDASYVPEDNIIVGNVAMYGATSGELFVRGMAGERFAVRNSGATVVVEGVGDHGCEYMTGGRALILGKTGRNFAAGMSGGIAWIYNPQGDFASNCNTEMVDLDPLTKQDEEQITTLLKKHVHLTNSKLAEHLLNNWQSVALNFVKVFPKEYKRVLLQQEYQTSAN, encoded by the coding sequence ATGGATCAAACAGAATGTGAACAGCAAGGCCTATACAGGTCTGAATTTGAGCACGACTCCTGCGGAACTGGATTTATTGCTAATATAAACGGCATTAAGTCTAACCAGATTATTCATGATGCGCTAACTATGCTCGAAAATATGGAGCACAGAGGAGCCTGTGGTTGTGACCCCGAATCGGGAGACGGCGCGGGCATTCTTATACAATTGCCGCATGAATTTTTAATGGAGGAGTGTTCGGATATAGAGGTGAGTTTGCCCCAGCCAGGCGAGTATGGAGTAGGTATGTTATTTTTTCCTAAAGACTCTGCCCTGAAGAAAGCTTGTCGTAACGTAATTTATAGTGCGGTTGAAAAATTAGGATTAACCATTCTTGGTTTCCGTAAGCTCCCGGTTAATTCATCGGTAATTGGCGAAACTGCCCGTACTGCTGAACCCGATGTGGAGCAGGTATTCGTATTAAGACCTTCGGCCATAAATAACACCGAAGATTTTGAGCGTAAGCTTTATGTGCTTCGCCGCTTCATAAACAAAACCGTTAATGAAACCATTGCTGGAGCTGGTGAGCATTTTTACTTCACCTCGTTTTCTTGTAAAACTATTATCTACAAAGGTCAGGTAACTACGTATCAATTACGCCAGTACTTTACAGATCTGGCAGATCCCCGTTTGGTATCGGGCTTTGCCATGATACACTCGCGTTTTTCTACTAATACTTTCCCATCATGGAAACTGGCTCAGCCTTTCCGCTTAATTGCGCATAACGGCGAGATCAATACCCTTACCGGTAACTTAAACTGGTTCTTCTCGAGTGTAAAGTCTTTAGCTTCGGCATACTTTAGCCGCGAAGAAATGGAGATGCTGTTGCCTGTTATTGATAATAACCAGTCCGACTCCGCTTGCTTAGATAACATTATAGAGATACTGCAGCACTCAGGTCGTTCATTACCGCATGTAATGATGATGCTGATACCAGAGGCTTGGGATGGTAATGAACAAATGGACCCGCTTAAAAAAGCGTTCTATGAGTATCATGCCACTATTATGCAGCCTTGGGATGGCCCGGCAGCTATTTGTTTTACCGATGGTAAACTGGTAGGTGCTTTGCTTGACCGTAATGGTTTGCGTCCGTTGCGTTATACGGTTACCAATGATGGTAGAGTTATAGCAGCGTCAGAAACTGGTGTTTTGGCCATTGATGAAGCTACCGTAGTAAGCAAGGGCCGTTTACAGCCAGGCAAAATGCTTTTGATTGATACGGTGCAGCATAAAATTATTACTGACGAAGAAATTAAAAGTGAAATGGCGGCTCGCCAGCCGTACGACCGTTGGCTGGAAAACTACAAAATACGCTTAGAAGATCTGCCCGATCCGCGCGTTACATTTACCAGCTTATCGCCCGATTCGGTTTTTAAGTACCAACAGGTATTTGGTTACACACGCGAGGATATAGACGGCATCATCAAGCCAATGGCATTAGATGCTATGGAACCTATTGGCTCCATGGGAACGGATGTGCCATTAGCTATATTATCTGATAAACCTCAGCATCTGGCAAGCTACTTTAAGCAGTTCTTTGCCCAGGTAACCAACCCGCCAATAGACCCTATTCGCGAGCGTTTAGTGATGAGTTTGGCTACCTTTATAGGTAACAACGGTAACTTGCTTGATGAGGACAAAATGCACTGCCACTGCGTAGCGCTTAAACACCCCATCTTACGTAATCACCAACTGGAAAAACTCCGTAGTATCGATACAGGGTTATTCCACGCTAAAACACTACAAACTTACTTTAAGGCTGATGGCCAACCCGGCTCACTTCAAAAAGGTATTGAGCGTTTGTGCCGGTATGCCGAAGATGCGGTGGATGATGGTTTTGAAGTATTAATACTGAGTGACCGCGCTTTGGATTCAGAGCACGCCGCCATTCCATCTTTGCTAGCTGTTTCAGCAGTTCACCACCACCTTGTTAAAATTGGCCGCAGAGGTGCTGTAGGTTTGGTTGTTGAAGCAGGGGATGTTTGGGAGGTGCACCATTTTGCATGCCTGCTGGCGTTCGGTGCAACTGCAATTAATCCGTACCTGGCGCTTTCTACCATCGAGACCATGAAGAACAATGGTAGCATTGCCAGTGAGCTTGATATTAAATCACTATCTAAAAACTATGTAAAAGCCGTAAACTACGGATTGCTTAAGATCTTCTCTAAAATGGGCATATCTACATTGCAGTCTTATCACGGTTCGCAACAGTTTGAAATACTGGGTTTAAATAAGGAGGTGGTTGATCGTTATTTCACTGGCGCTGTTACCCGTATTGGTGGTTTAGGCCTCGATGAAATAGCCCGTGAATCTTTAAGCAAACATAAGTTTGGTTTTACCACATCAAAGGGTGAGGTTAAATTGCTGCCGGAAGGTGGTATTTATCAGTGGAAACGCCGTGGCGAAGCTCACTTGTTTAACCCACAAACGGTACACTTGCTGCAACACGCCACCAGTACCAATAATTTTGAGGTTTATAAAACCTACGCCCGTTTAGTAAACGAACAAACTGAAAAGCACTTTACCATACGCGGCTTATTAGACTTTACACATCATCGCGAGTCAATCTCTGTTGATGAGGTTGAACCTATAGAAAGCATCATGAAGCGTTTTGCTACCGGTGCCATGTCATTCGGTTCTATTTCGCATGAGGCTCATAGTACGCTGGCTATTGCCATGAACCGCATTGGCGGCAAGAGTAACACCGGTGAAGGTGGAGAGGATGAAATGCGTTATGAAAAATTGCCTAACGGCGATTCTATGCGTTCGGCAATTAAGCAAATTGCCTCTGCACGTTTCGGGGTTACTTCTAATTACCTCACTAATGCCGATGAACTGCAAATTAAAATGGCGCAAGGCGCTAAACCGGGCGAGGGCGGACAATTACCTGGTCACAAGGTGGATGCCTGGATTGCCAAAACTCGTCACTCTACACCTGGCGTAGGTTTAATATCGCCGCCACCACACCACGATATTTATTCCATTGAGGATTTGGCGCAATTAATATTCGATTTAAAGAATGCTAACCGTGCTGCGCGTATAAACGTTAAGCTGGTATCGAAAGCCGGCGTAGGTACCATTGCAGCAGGTGTAGCCAAAGCCCATGCCGATGTGGTACTGATTGCTGGTTATGATGGCGGTACAGGTGCGTCACCAATAAGTTCAATTAAACATGCTGGCTTGCCTTGGGAACTTGGCTTGGCCGAGGCACACCAAACTTTGGTACGCAGTAAATTACGCAGCCGTGTGGTTTTACAGGCCGATGGGCAGATGAAAACCGGTCGTGATTTGGTGATAGCAGCCTTGTTGGGTGCCGAGGAGTGGGGCGTTGCTACCGCAGCTTTAGTTGCCAGTGGTTGTATTATGATGCGTAAATGTCATCTAAATACCTGCCCTGTAGGTGTGGCCACGCAAGACCCTGATCTGCGCCGCTTATTTAGCGGCAAGCCCGAGCATGTGGTTAACCTGTTCCGTTTCCTTGCCGAGGATATGCGCGAAATTATGGCCGAGCTGGGCTTCCGTACTATTAATGAAATGGTAGGACGCGTACAATTTCTGCGTGTTAAGGATAACATACAGAGCTGGAAAGCTAAGAAAGTTGATTTGTCTGGCATACTGCATCCAGTGACCAATGCTAAGGGTAACACCTTGCATAACAGTCAGCAACAAGATCATGGTATGGACAATATCATTGACTGGAAACTTTTGGAAGCTGCCCAGCCTGCGCTGGCAGACCGGACACCTGTTTTCGCATCATTTGACTTGAAGAATATAGACCGCACGGTAGGTACGCTACTTTCAAATGAGATATCCAAGAAATATGGTTCCGCGGGCTTGCCTGAAAATACTATAAACTTTAAATTTAAAGGTTCTGCCGGTCAGAGCTTTGGCGCATTTGCTGCTAAAGGGATAGCCTTTGAGCTGGAAGGTGAGGCCAATGACTATGTAGGCAAGGGCTTGTCTGGTGCTCAGTTAGCTATCTATCCAAAAGGTGATGCAAGTTATGTGCCTGAAGATAACATCATTGTGGGCAATGTGGCTATGTATGGTGCCACATCAGGCGAACTATTTGTGCGTGGTATGGCTGGTGAACGTTTTGCTGTTCGTAATTCTGGTGCCACAGTGGTGGTAGAAGGAGTGGGTGACCACGGCTGCGAGTACATGACCGGCGGACGTGCACTTATTTTAGGTAAAACAGGCCGCAACTTTGCAGCAGGTATGAGCGGTGGCATTGCCTGGATTTACAACCCTCAAGGCGATTTTGCAAGCAACTGCAATACCGAGATGGTTGACCTGGATCCACTAACTAAACAAGACGAAGAACAAATTACAACACTGTTAAAAAAGCATGTGCACTTAACCAACAGTAAGCTGGCGGAGCATTTATTGAACAACTGGCAGTCGGTTGCTTTAAATTTTGTGAAGGTGTTTCCTAAGGAGTACAAGAGAGTTTTGTTGCAACAAGAATATCAAACATCAGCTAATTAA